A stretch of Perognathus longimembris pacificus isolate PPM17 chromosome 1, ASM2315922v1, whole genome shotgun sequence DNA encodes these proteins:
- the LOC125346345 gene encoding histone H3.3A-like produces the protein MARTKQIARKSTGGKAPRKQLATKAARKCTPSTGGVKKPHRYRPGTVALREIRHYQKSTELLIHKLSFQPEVREIAQDFKTGLRFQSAAIGALQEASKAYLVGLFEDTNLCAIHAKRVTIMPKDIQLARRIRGERA, from the coding sequence ATGGCTCGTACCAAGCAGATTGCCCGCAAGTCCACCGGTGGTAAAGCACCCAGGAAACAACTGGCAACAAAAGCCGCTCGCAAGTGTACGCCCTCCACTGGAGGGGTGAAGAAACCCCATCGTTACAGGCCTGGTACTGTGGCGCTTCGTGAAATTAGACACTACCAGAAGTCCACTGAACTTCTGATTCACAAGCTCTCTTTCCAGCCTGAGGTGAGAGAAATTGCTCAGGACTTCAAAACAGGTCTGCGCTTCCAGAGCGCAGCTATTGGTGCTTTGCAGGAGGCAAGTAAGGCCTACCTGGTTGGCCTTTTTGAAGATACCAATCTGTGTGCTATCCATGCCAAACGTGTAACAATTATGCCAAAAGATATCCAGCTAGCACGCCGCATACGTGGAGAACGTGCTTAA